AATCCGCCTGCCTCTCGGTGCCGGCCTGGGTTCTCGGCCAACAAGAGGGGAAACCTTCTCCCTCCGCCCAGCCCCGACTGATTGGTTTGTCAGATCTCGCCCTAGTAatttctcctcccctccccggcGGTGCCCGCTCGAGTTGTCGCCGATTGCTCTTGCTCGCAGCCACCACGGACCAGAGAGGATTCGTGACTGTGTCTGTAGATAGAGGAGAACCAACCATATTGGGCTCTTTACTCCGTTCCTAACCGATGAGTATGAGAGGAGCCCTTCCAGATTCGCCTCCTGGATCCGATTCCTCCCTAAGTGACGAGTTCTCCAAGGTTGCCCTGGGTAAGTCTGCCTTGACCTTGCAATCAATTGCAGAAAGATGTAGCGATTATAATCGGATTTTTCGTCCCTTGCAAAACTGAGTGTTTATTAGTGTCTCCTTTCGCGGTAAAGATGCATTTCTTTCGTAGAATCTCACATGTCAGCTTCTAAAAAATGTTATTCTGTAGACGTTCTCGTTGTATGTAGCATAAAAAACATATTTACTTTGTTTCAATTGGTTGAAATCCTGTTTTGACCTGTGCTCGGTTCCAAAAGATCTCTAATTCTGACACTCTCGATCTTGCCCCCAACCATTGGTTTCTTCGTTGGCAAGGTGCGTGTCCTAGTGGATTCGACTCCCGATTTCTTTGAGAaaacttaaaaaaaaacttctttGGAGAGATAACTATACCTGATTGAAGGGACTCCTTTGTCCGAACTATAGATGGATTGGTTTGTTCTTTataaacaaatatatatatatatatatatatatatatatatatactttacATGTATGTGTGCTGAATATTACTCACAATATATGGTATGGCAGGACCTTGTACAAGCCCCGGCTGGTCTGACCTCCCAATTGACATCATCCTCACCATCCTGCAACGCCTTGAGCTCCCTCAAGCACTTGCATTTGCATCAGTCTGCACAACATGGAGGGCTGCCGCCACAGCTGCCGGTGTTCCATGTTGCGGCCCATTGATCTTGTCCTGGGCCAATCATCTCAAGAAAACAAGTTTCCCACAGGACGAGTGCACAGCTCTGACCTGTAACTGGCGCCACCTCCTTAATGTTGACAAGGCCTATGATGTCAGTTTCCCACATGGCTGCTTCGTCGCATGCTGTGGGGCCTCTCATGGATGGCTTGTTTTGGTAAACGAACTCTCCGGTCTTGTGCTTTACAATCCCTTCACCACAAGCATGATCCCTCTGCCGCCAGTCACGGACTTCTCGTGCGTGGAGGTAGTCTACCGTAGTGGAGGGAGCTCGGAACATTACCTTGCAGCAGGTATAACATGTCATGCAAGTTCACTGGGAACATGGTTCTATCAGAAGGCAGTGCTGTCTGACAGTCCATCCAAAGGTGGTGACTACACCGTGATGATCATCCATTGTGATAGCAATTGGCTCTCTTTTGTTAAGGCAGGACAGAGGAAGTGGCAAGTGGCTTCTACTATAGAGTTAAGCAGCAGAGACAGATATGCAGACTGCGCATACCATGGTGGGAAGTTCTACACAATTACAGTATTTGGATTGGTGGAGAAATGGGATGTTGACAAATTGAATGGGCCAACAAAGGAGGTAGTGGTTGCCGCAAGACACCATTTAGGACCTATCTTTACTAGGCATTTGGTGCCTACACCATGGGGCGATCTCCTGGGGGTCTCAGCTATTCTCGCAAGTGGCTACTCGGATGGTATTAGGTTCCAAATTTGCAAGGTTGATCCCAATGGATGCAAGAAGGTATCAAGGAAGGATTTGGTGGATCATGCTCTGTTCCTTGGACTGAATCACTCGTCATGTTTACCCATCAAGAATTTTCCTGGCCTAATGGATCAGTGTATTTATTTCTGTGCTCCTTGGATGACGCAAACGTGTCAATATCTTAATCGATTGCGTTGTGGTTGGGGAGGCGTGAGGATGTACGACTTGAAACGAAGAAAGTTTGGTCATGCTCTTCCCTTTTGTTGTGATAGTAAGGGGGGGATCAACCTTCATCCTACGGAGGTGTGGATCACTCCAAATTTGTAATTACGAAAAACTGCAAGACACTGAGAGGCTCGCCAGTTGCCTTTAAGCTTTTACTGATTACTAGTAAAGTGCACATGCGGCACGCACGTGTGGATTTTACTTTAGTAGCGCGCTCGTGTCCGCCGTGCAACGAGGTTGGTTGCGTGCGGGACAACCTGAATGACTGAAATCTATTACTAtagtaataattttttttcatgtaGTGCACGTATGGCACATAATACACCAATTTTTTAGACGTCTAATAATATTTCTCGCAATACATTTTTAGACGTCTAATAATATTTCTCGCAATACATGTCCCGTAGTCTCCTAAGAGTTTCTTGCAAATCCTTTGAGATGTTCCCTGTTGATTCATTTCCTCTGTATTTCATCATCTCAATCAAGAACTACTTTCTGAGTATAAAAGATTCCTGTGTATAAGTAGGTGCACCATCGTTACTATAGTATTTGATTATTTTTTTAAGAAGATGGGCTAAATGAATATGTAATACCAACCATGCGTATCCTTAATGCAAGGTAGTATCCATCCCACATGTGCATTAAGTTGATAATTAGATACCCTGTCAAATTACTGCACGAAACAAAATTGTTACATATAATTATTTGGATATAATATTTGTATGTATTTGTATCATACAAGGAATTTACCTATCGAATGTTTTTGGTATATGATCTGGAATTGTACATCACCAGTCATAAACATCATCATTCCATTCAGGTTGTATTGCTTCCATTGCACTACCAAGTGTTATGCCAATTTTTTGTATTCTATCAAGATAGTATTTCGATGGATCATCTTTTGGATCCCAGTCAGGTGTATGCATTGGGTCCAATATATAGATAATTTTTTCTTTCATGTCGAAAGAG
The nucleotide sequence above comes from Panicum virgatum strain AP13 chromosome 3K, P.virgatum_v5, whole genome shotgun sequence. Encoded proteins:
- the LOC120698287 gene encoding probable F-box protein At4g22165, giving the protein MSMRGALPDSPPGSDSSLSDEFSKVALGPCTSPGWSDLPIDIILTILQRLELPQALAFASVCTTWRAAATAAGVPCCGPLILSWANHLKKTSFPQDECTALTCNWRHLLNVDKAYDVSFPHGCFVACCGASHGWLVLVNELSGLVLYNPFTTSMIPLPPVTDFSCVEVVYRSGGSSEHYLAAGITCHASSLGTWFYQKAVLSDSPSKGGDYTVMIIHCDSNWLSFVKAGQRKWQVASTIELSSRDRYADCAYHGGKFYTITVFGLVEKWDVDKLNGPTKEVVVAARHHLGPIFTRHLVPTPWGDLLGVSAILASGYSDGIRFQICKVDPNGCKKVSRKDLVDHALFLGLNHSSCLPIKNFPGLMDQCIYFCAPWMTQTCQYLNRLRCGWGGVRMYDLKRRKFGHALPFCCDSKGGINLHPTEVWITPNL